In one window of Pseudomonadota bacterium DNA:
- a CDS encoding FAD-dependent oxidoreductase — MTTIKTWQCSVCGYVHKGDAPPRQCPVCGVDEDLFSEMASVAVPVAASAAPSMIAECDTGADFRGSILIVGAGVAGIEAAEAARETAPGARITVVSKELGKPYLRLNLTRFLAGEVDEPSLAMKPPSWFAESRIELAHGDVVELGLADRSALLRDGRALPWDRLVLASGAHPFVPPFPGATRRGVHVLRTLADAHAILARAGSGTRVVCVGGGLLGLEAAGALSRRGARVTVLEGWGWLLPRQLPERAGLLLAEALGATGISVVHGAKVKEISGDEDAHGVVLEGGEEHPAELVLLATGVRPNSYLARRGGIKVDSGAVVDDGMRTSHAGVFAAGDAAEHRGLVYGIWPAAYAMGRVAGINAAGGAAEMARMPLSNRIKVLGVDLFSIGAVSPTDGSAAIFDEEPAPGVFRRLVTRDGKLIGAALYGDTAQAQLVQAAIETGAQLADSSALLTALPAFARSLGL; from the coding sequence ATGACGACGATCAAGACCTGGCAGTGCTCCGTCTGCGGTTACGTGCACAAGGGCGACGCGCCGCCGCGGCAGTGCCCGGTGTGCGGCGTGGACGAGGATCTGTTCTCCGAGATGGCCTCGGTCGCGGTGCCGGTCGCGGCCTCGGCAGCGCCGTCGATGATCGCCGAGTGCGACACCGGGGCCGACTTCCGCGGCTCGATCCTGATAGTCGGCGCCGGCGTGGCCGGGATCGAGGCCGCCGAGGCGGCGCGGGAGACGGCGCCCGGCGCGCGGATCACGGTCGTGTCGAAGGAGCTCGGCAAGCCGTACCTCCGGCTCAACCTGACGCGGTTCCTGGCGGGCGAGGTCGACGAGCCGAGCCTCGCGATGAAGCCGCCGTCGTGGTTCGCGGAGAGCCGGATCGAGCTCGCCCACGGCGACGTCGTCGAGCTCGGCCTCGCGGATCGCAGCGCGCTGCTCCGGGACGGCCGCGCCCTCCCCTGGGATCGCCTCGTGCTCGCGTCCGGCGCGCACCCGTTCGTCCCGCCGTTCCCCGGCGCGACTCGGCGCGGCGTGCACGTGCTGCGCACGCTCGCCGACGCGCACGCGATCCTCGCTCGGGCCGGGAGCGGCACCCGCGTCGTCTGCGTGGGCGGCGGGCTGCTCGGGCTCGAGGCCGCGGGCGCCCTCTCCCGCCGCGGCGCGCGCGTGACGGTGCTCGAGGGGTGGGGGTGGCTTTTGCCGCGGCAGCTCCCGGAGCGCGCCGGGCTCTTGCTCGCGGAGGCACTCGGCGCAACGGGGATCAGCGTGGTCCATGGCGCGAAGGTCAAGGAGATCTCGGGCGACGAGGACGCGCACGGCGTGGTGCTCGAGGGCGGCGAGGAGCACCCGGCCGAGCTGGTCCTGCTCGCGACGGGCGTGCGGCCGAACAGCTACCTCGCGCGCCGCGGCGGCATCAAGGTCGACTCGGGCGCGGTCGTCGACGACGGGATGCGCACGTCGCACGCGGGGGTGTTCGCGGCCGGGGACGCGGCGGAGCACAGGGGCCTCGTGTACGGGATCTGGCCGGCGGCGTACGCCATGGGACGCGTGGCCGGGATCAACGCGGCCGGCGGCGCGGCCGAGATGGCGCGGATGCCGCTGTCGAACCGCATCAAGGTGCTCGGCGTGGATCTGTTCAGCATCGGCGCCGTGAGCCCGACGGACGGGAGCGCGGCGATCTTCGACGAGGAGCCCGCGCCCGGCGTCTTCCGCCGCCTCGTCACCCGCGACGGGAAGCTGATCGGCGCCGCGCTGTACGGCGACACGGCGCAGGCGCAGCTCGTGCAGGCCGCGATCGAGACCGGCGCCCAGCTCGCGGACTCCTCCGCCCTGCTCACGGCGCTACCCGCGTTCGCGCGATCC